A genomic window from Halorubrum trapanicum includes:
- a CDS encoding heavy-metal-associated domain-containing protein — MTTIDVDGMSCTGCEDNVTDALGELPGVESASADHEAGTATVEGDVDVDAVVAAIEDAGYEASA; from the coding sequence ATGACGACGATAGACGTCGACGGCATGTCGTGTACGGGCTGCGAGGACAACGTGACCGACGCGCTCGGCGAGCTGCCGGGCGTCGAGTCCGCGAGCGCCGACCACGAGGCGGGCACCGCGACCGTCGAGGGCGACGTCGACGTCGACGCCGTCGTGGCCGCCATCGAGGACGCCGGCTACGAGGCCTCGGCGTAA
- a CDS encoding cell division FtsA domain-containing protein yields the protein MSDDESTDINESDESAAVGVKLGSTRTVLDVPDGRGGRERHSVLTCLATYEDAITGEEKVLFGEEAAVEYPDRVRFMLRSGLPEDDDSVADAERFFEAVVDAHDVPADSAVVYAVPTIDNEAGVENLKSVIEGSSIGEVETRSYPESLCGAIPAYGDDLDAIDEVFVSVNLGSTTMEACAYRRGEQLSPFSTGSVTGNEVDRRIVAAVEEETQGRVHIDRTTAREYKEQHGDVYDFEPFTDVVQQPGGGSHEFTVDRGVQEPIDRYIDEAVDVVANEFLPELANDHMKPYQLALGRPLAVTGGMACIPGLTEEFEKRLSDELDRDVEVVSPDEPALAAADGAARIAERLV from the coding sequence ATGAGCGACGACGAATCCACGGACATCAACGAATCGGACGAATCGGCTGCGGTCGGCGTGAAACTGGGCAGCACCCGCACGGTGCTCGACGTCCCCGACGGACGGGGCGGCCGCGAGCGCCACTCGGTGCTGACCTGCCTGGCGACCTACGAGGACGCCATCACCGGCGAGGAGAAGGTGCTGTTCGGCGAGGAGGCCGCGGTGGAGTACCCCGACCGCGTGCGCTTCATGCTGCGCTCGGGGCTCCCCGAGGACGACGACAGCGTCGCGGACGCGGAGCGCTTCTTCGAGGCGGTCGTGGACGCCCACGACGTGCCCGCGGACAGCGCGGTCGTCTACGCGGTGCCGACCATCGACAACGAGGCGGGCGTCGAGAACCTCAAGTCGGTGATCGAGGGCTCGTCGATCGGCGAGGTCGAGACGCGGAGCTACCCCGAGTCGCTGTGCGGGGCGATCCCCGCCTACGGCGACGACCTCGACGCGATCGACGAGGTGTTCGTCTCGGTGAACCTCGGCTCGACGACGATGGAGGCGTGCGCCTACCGGCGCGGCGAGCAGCTCTCGCCGTTCTCGACCGGCTCGGTGACGGGCAACGAGGTCGACCGCCGGATCGTCGCCGCCGTCGAGGAGGAGACCCAAGGGCGGGTCCACATCGACCGGACGACCGCCCGGGAGTACAAAGAGCAGCACGGCGACGTGTACGACTTCGAGCCGTTCACGGACGTGGTTCAACAGCCCGGGGGCGGGAGCCACGAGTTCACCGTCGACCGCGGCGTTCAGGAGCCGATCGACCGCTACATCGACGAGGCGGTCGACGTCGTCGCCAACGAGTTCCTCCCCGAGCTCGCGAACGACCACATGAAGCCCTACCAGCTGGCGCTCGGGCGCCCCCTCGCCGTCACCGGCGGCATGGCGTGTATCCCCGGGCTCACCGAGGAGTTCGAGAAGCGCCTCAGCGACGAGCTCGACCGCGACGTCGAGGTCGTCTCGCCCGACGAGCCCGCGCTCGCGGCCGCGGACGGCGCGGCGCGTATCGCGGAACGGCTCGTCTGA
- a CDS encoding low molecular weight phosphatase family protein: protein MNDDVTFGFVCVQNAGRSQMSAAFAERERRERGLGDRVEIVTGGTHPADEVHPEVVEAMREVDVDLSDRVPREVSTAELDACDVVATMGCSTLALADGVEGRDWALDDPHGQEIERVREIRDEIEGRVVALFDEFFDEA, encoded by the coding sequence ATGAACGACGACGTCACGTTCGGGTTCGTCTGCGTCCAGAACGCCGGTCGCAGCCAGATGTCGGCGGCGTTCGCGGAGCGCGAGCGCCGCGAGCGCGGCCTCGGCGACCGCGTCGAGATCGTCACCGGCGGCACGCACCCGGCCGACGAAGTCCACCCCGAGGTCGTCGAAGCGATGCGAGAGGTGGACGTCGACCTCTCCGACCGCGTCCCCCGAGAGGTTTCGACCGCAGAACTCGACGCGTGCGACGTGGTCGCCACGATGGGCTGTTCGACGCTGGCGCTCGCCGACGGCGTGGAGGGGCGCGACTGGGCCCTCGACGACCCGCACGGGCAGGAGATCGAGCGCGTCCGCGAGATCCGCGACGAGATCGAGGGGCGAGTCGTCGCGCTCTTCGACGAGTTCTTCGACGAGGCGTAG
- a CDS encoding AsnC family transcriptional regulator, which yields MRTLDETDREIIRLLLADARRPYSDIAERVDLSAPAVSDRVDRLREIGVIEGFTLRIDGDALSDGLRVLATLSVAPADAERVHEAVAGHERVEHAFLTADGEVTVVARVEEGTARDLVDDAVGLESVTELSVRPLDAHEWSPAVGDADLAVECVECGNTVTAEGESARIDGTLYHFCCGSCRENFEGRYDRIEEGA from the coding sequence ATGCGCACGCTCGACGAGACGGACCGAGAGATTATCCGGCTGCTGCTGGCCGACGCGCGGCGCCCGTACAGCGACATCGCCGAGCGCGTGGACCTGTCGGCGCCGGCGGTGTCGGACCGCGTCGACCGGCTCCGCGAGATAGGGGTGATAGAGGGGTTCACGCTTCGGATCGACGGCGACGCGCTCTCCGACGGGCTGCGGGTCCTCGCGACGCTTTCCGTCGCGCCCGCGGACGCCGAGCGCGTCCACGAGGCGGTCGCTGGCCACGAGCGCGTCGAACACGCGTTCCTCACCGCGGACGGCGAGGTGACGGTCGTCGCGCGCGTCGAGGAAGGGACCGCCCGCGACCTCGTCGACGACGCGGTCGGGCTGGAGAGCGTAACCGAGCTTTCGGTGCGCCCGCTCGACGCCCACGAGTGGTCGCCCGCGGTCGGCGACGCGGACCTCGCGGTCGAGTGCGTCGAGTGCGGCAACACCGTCACCGCGGAGGGGGAGTCGGCCCGGATCGACGGGACGCTGTACCACTTCTGTTGCGGCTCCTGCCGGGAGAACTTCGAAGGGCGGTACGACCGGATCGAGGAGGGGGCGTAG
- a CDS encoding zinc ribbon domain-containing protein, whose amino-acid sequence MRNQLRPVLAALLALVFPGLGHLSLRRWGRALLWHLTIVGGGVALFALYDVEPVDPFADLAAVSAAVPTDVALPIVLLSALSALDAYLVGRADAAERDRVDAAAEAMRRRSANADGDDGPGSGQSPPAAAVDAEDGEPLEVTCPNCGKAVDADLDFCHWCTEPLPWAEPDDR is encoded by the coding sequence ATGCGAAACCAGTTGCGCCCCGTCCTCGCGGCCCTGCTCGCGCTGGTCTTTCCGGGGCTCGGCCACCTCTCGTTGCGACGGTGGGGGCGGGCGCTGCTGTGGCACCTGACGATCGTCGGCGGCGGGGTCGCGCTGTTCGCGCTGTACGACGTCGAACCGGTCGACCCCTTCGCCGACCTCGCGGCGGTGTCGGCCGCGGTCCCCACCGACGTGGCGCTCCCCATCGTCCTCCTCTCCGCGCTGTCGGCGCTCGACGCGTACCTCGTCGGGCGGGCGGACGCAGCCGAGCGCGACCGCGTCGACGCCGCCGCCGAAGCGATGCGGCGGCGGAGCGCGAACGCGGACGGCGACGACGGGCCGGGAAGCGGCCAGTCCCCGCCGGCCGCGGCCGTGGACGCCGAGGACGGGGAGCCGCTGGAGGTCACCTGTCCCAACTGCGGCAAAGCGGTCGACGCCGACCTCGACTTCTGTCACTGGTGTACCGAGCCCCTCCCGTGGGCCGAGCCGGACGACCGGTGA
- a CDS encoding FlaD/FlaE family flagellar protein: MSLNPRRYDVRELRRIADAPRDGADGAPRERALRRPNRNRAEQAARSAAFTELLQRQRGARLNGDSGDRPYLTAIPASPAAEREIGEWLGYLVDVGGHVRSRDALSYYGEIDWVGDDAVAALSRRLEGFDAPTRDRPFTPADHRISLVSIVRIASCASDQ, translated from the coding sequence ATGAGTCTGAATCCACGACGATACGACGTACGGGAGCTGCGCCGGATCGCGGACGCGCCGCGAGACGGTGCGGACGGAGCGCCTCGGGAGCGGGCGCTCCGGCGGCCGAACCGGAACCGGGCCGAGCAGGCGGCGCGCTCGGCCGCGTTCACGGAGCTGCTCCAGCGTCAGCGTGGTGCGCGGCTGAACGGCGACAGCGGGGACCGGCCGTACCTGACGGCGATCCCGGCGTCGCCCGCGGCGGAACGCGAGATCGGCGAGTGGCTCGGCTACCTCGTCGACGTCGGCGGCCACGTGCGGAGCCGGGACGCGCTGTCCTACTACGGCGAGATCGACTGGGTCGGCGACGACGCGGTCGCGGCGCTTTCGCGCCGGCTGGAGGGGTTCGACGCCCCCACGCGCGACCGGCCGTTCACGCCCGCGGACCACCGGATCAGCCTCGTCTCCATCGTCCGGATCGCTTCGTGTGCGAGTGACCAATGA
- a CDS encoding NAD(P)-dependent oxidoreductase, whose protein sequence is MDTVLITGSAGGVGAWTVDALADAGREVVAVDREAPPTNERRDDVDYVAADLTDYGETRQVVEAAAPDAVVHLAAIPHPEDHAGSRVFANNVESAYNVFDAAGAAGARIAWASSESCYGTVFAADDWLPDRLPIDEETPTEPEDPYGLSKVVGEEVAAAAARRHGVPAVSLRLSWVTYPGDERRREAREEFDPATAEPSGNCWSSVDVRDVVSAIEAAIDPETEVDGHEAALIVAAENFLGRDTAATIEAVHGGLPADCDLDGDESVFDCSKAKRLLGWEPEHSWRDEVESEGDGD, encoded by the coding sequence ATGGACACCGTACTGATCACCGGGAGCGCCGGCGGCGTCGGCGCGTGGACCGTCGACGCGCTCGCCGACGCCGGCCGCGAGGTCGTCGCCGTCGACCGCGAAGCGCCCCCGACGAACGAGCGCCGCGACGACGTCGACTACGTGGCGGCGGACCTCACCGACTACGGGGAGACGCGTCAGGTGGTCGAGGCCGCCGCGCCCGACGCGGTCGTCCACCTCGCCGCGATCCCGCACCCCGAGGACCACGCCGGCTCGCGCGTGTTCGCGAACAACGTCGAGAGCGCGTACAACGTCTTCGACGCCGCCGGCGCCGCGGGCGCCCGGATCGCCTGGGCGTCGAGCGAGAGCTGCTACGGCACCGTCTTCGCCGCGGACGACTGGCTCCCCGACCGCCTCCCGATCGACGAGGAGACGCCGACGGAACCCGAGGACCCGTACGGCCTCTCGAAGGTCGTCGGCGAGGAGGTCGCGGCCGCGGCCGCCCGCCGGCACGGCGTCCCCGCCGTCTCGCTGCGCCTCTCGTGGGTGACCTACCCGGGAGACGAGCGGCGCCGCGAGGCGCGCGAGGAGTTCGACCCCGCGACCGCGGAGCCGAGCGGTAACTGCTGGTCGTCCGTCGACGTGCGCGACGTCGTCTCCGCGATCGAGGCCGCGATCGACCCCGAGACCGAGGTCGACGGCCACGAGGCGGCGCTGATCGTCGCCGCGGAGAACTTCCTCGGCCGCGACACCGCCGCGACGATCGAGGCGGTCCACGGCGGCCTCCCCGCCGACTGCGACCTCGACGGCGACGAGTCCGTCTTCGACTGCTCGAAGGCGAAGCGGCTGCTCGGGTGGGAGCCGGAACACTCCTGGCGCGACGAGGTCGAATCGGAGGGGGACGGCGACTGA
- a CDS encoding DUF1102 domain-containing protein: MERRKFVVGLGALATGTAAATGTGAFSQATVSGRSVSVAIADDSEGFVGLDTSYEGLQNSQYASETEDGELQLQFNSEANQPGGGFLNDGAEGLTQNSEYYFDGVFAIEHAGQFDEYGNVAGISIDDSGLDNPDSIRFYWEVGDAGGRDTDLSEGNVGISAGTYASIGVYIETPDEMPDNPAEWETGSITIIAENSE, from the coding sequence ATGGAACGACGCAAATTTGTGGTCGGGCTGGGCGCATTGGCAACTGGAACTGCGGCGGCGACGGGGACGGGTGCGTTCTCACAGGCAACCGTTAGCGGACGGAGTGTAAGTGTCGCGATTGCTGACGACTCTGAAGGGTTCGTCGGGCTAGACACGAGCTACGAGGGACTTCAGAACAGTCAGTACGCGAGCGAAACCGAGGACGGAGAACTCCAACTCCAGTTCAACTCGGAAGCAAACCAGCCCGGCGGAGGATTCCTCAACGACGGCGCAGAAGGGCTTACTCAAAACTCAGAGTACTATTTCGACGGAGTATTCGCAATCGAACACGCTGGACAGTTCGACGAATACGGAAATGTCGCCGGAATTTCGATTGACGATAGCGGTCTCGATAATCCCGATAGTATTCGCTTCTACTGGGAGGTCGGCGATGCGGGCGGCCGAGACACGGACCTGAGCGAAGGAAACGTCGGCATTAGTGCTGGGACCTACGCGAGTATTGGCGTGTACATCGAAACGCCCGACGAGATGCCGGATAACCCCGCGGAATGGGAAACCGGCAGCATAACCATCATCGCTGAGAATAGCGAGTAA
- a CDS encoding DUF433 domain-containing protein — protein sequence MASIVQDDEIRSGEPRVEGTRITVRDVKRRVIDAGEDPHVVAGEYEISMADLFGALAHYYEHRDAFESDDRETERRRRDGERRTRALVDELRGENSGSTEDAA from the coding sequence ATGGCTTCAATCGTTCAGGACGACGAGATTCGTTCCGGCGAGCCGCGCGTGGAGGGAACGCGGATTACCGTGCGCGACGTCAAGCGGCGCGTGATCGATGCCGGGGAGGATCCGCACGTCGTCGCTGGTGAGTACGAGATATCGATGGCCGACCTCTTCGGCGCGCTCGCGCACTACTACGAACACCGCGACGCGTTCGAGAGCGACGACCGGGAGACAGAGCGGCGACGGCGCGACGGCGAGCGACGGACGCGCGCCCTCGTCGACGAACTCCGCGGCGAGAACTCGGGGTCGACAGAGGACGCAGCGTAG
- a CDS encoding DUF5305 domain-containing protein, translating to MSADAPNERRLRLRAVLNAQSTAILVACLLLVAVGAGLAYTTHVDPGTETERRTVSSLTVESEYRHSATVTEPNAVFETGTVLDGRDTYFTRVAPELDVTVATSYAASTAENVTVELASTLVIQNVGEEGTVYWRETEPLASETVSNVAPGEPVNASFTLNSTAIDGQVASIEEELGASPGETETFVTTEVAVDGSIGGVPTASTQTVDMTITHGGDTYSVDEPGVQSDTTERTEPVTVEREYGVLRSFGGPLLLLVGLVGAGGIGYATREYDLALTDAEREYLSYRDDRSEFAEWITTFRLPTSVHDRPTAEAGSLRDLVDFAIDNDTGVVEDPETGAFHAVAGEFLYTYRPPAPEAADGEGPADAEAVADADQGATAAASPDSAATPSAPPEDGDSPDRGVDAADLGTPDVDVPDEGDVWATDSRPTDADAADSDERDDDGD from the coding sequence ATGTCCGCAGACGCTCCCAACGAACGCCGACTTCGACTCCGCGCCGTCCTGAACGCACAGTCCACCGCGATCCTCGTCGCCTGTCTCCTCCTCGTCGCGGTCGGGGCGGGGCTCGCGTACACGACGCACGTCGACCCCGGCACGGAGACGGAGCGCCGGACGGTCTCGTCGCTCACCGTCGAGAGCGAGTACCGACACAGCGCGACGGTGACGGAGCCGAACGCCGTCTTCGAGACCGGCACTGTGCTCGACGGGCGCGACACGTACTTCACGCGGGTCGCGCCGGAGCTCGACGTCACCGTGGCGACGAGCTACGCGGCGTCGACCGCCGAGAACGTCACCGTCGAGCTCGCCTCGACGCTCGTGATCCAGAACGTCGGCGAGGAGGGGACCGTCTACTGGCGCGAGACGGAGCCGCTCGCGTCGGAGACGGTCTCGAACGTCGCCCCCGGCGAGCCGGTGAACGCCTCGTTCACGCTCAACAGCACGGCGATAGACGGGCAGGTGGCCTCGATCGAGGAGGAGCTCGGCGCCTCTCCCGGCGAGACGGAGACGTTCGTCACGACCGAGGTGGCCGTCGACGGGTCGATCGGCGGCGTCCCGACGGCGTCGACGCAGACGGTCGACATGACGATCACTCACGGGGGGGACACCTACTCCGTCGACGAGCCCGGCGTCCAGTCCGACACGACGGAGCGGACAGAGCCGGTGACCGTCGAGCGGGAGTACGGCGTGCTCCGGTCGTTCGGCGGGCCGCTTCTCCTGCTCGTCGGCCTCGTCGGCGCCGGCGGAATCGGGTACGCGACGCGGGAGTACGACCTCGCGCTCACCGACGCGGAGCGGGAGTACCTCTCCTACCGCGACGACCGCTCGGAGTTCGCGGAGTGGATCACGACGTTCCGTCTCCCGACGTCGGTCCACGACCGCCCGACCGCCGAGGCGGGGTCGCTTCGCGACCTCGTCGACTTCGCGATCGACAACGACACCGGCGTCGTGGAGGACCCCGAGACCGGCGCGTTCCACGCGGTCGCCGGCGAGTTCCTCTACACCTACCGCCCGCCGGCCCCGGAGGCCGCGGACGGCGAGGGCCCCGCCGACGCCGAAGCGGTCGCCGACGCGGACCAGGGAGCGACGGCGGCGGCGAGTCCGGACTCGGCCGCGACCCCCTCGGCTCCCCCCGAGGACGGCGACTCGCCGGACCGCGGGGTCGACGCCGCCGACCTCGGCACCCCAGACGTCGACGTACCGGACGAAGGAGACGTCTGGGCGACGGACTCCCGGCCGACCGACGCCGACGCGGCGGACTCGGACGAACGGGACGACGACGGCGACTGA
- a CDS encoding DUF5615 family PIN-like protein gives MSRILADANVPEEYVSALRGDGHDVVYSREISRLGPEATDDAIAAYAESEAMAILTTDVKDFADRDASVPVFVAPQDMSGGAVRAAVARVEALPFDPAETDPVWLSAL, from the coding sequence GTGTCGCGGATCCTCGCCGACGCGAACGTGCCCGAAGAGTACGTCTCCGCGCTCCGAGGCGACGGACACGACGTCGTGTACTCCCGGGAGATATCTAGACTGGGTCCGGAGGCGACCGACGACGCGATCGCGGCGTACGCCGAATCCGAAGCGATGGCGATCCTCACGACCGACGTGAAAGATTTTGCCGACCGTGACGCTTCCGTCCCGGTGTTCGTCGCACCGCAGGACATGAGCGGCGGGGCCGTCCGCGCGGCGGTCGCACGCGTCGAGGCGCTACCGTTCGATCCGGCGGAGACGGATCCCGTCTGGCTCTCGGCGCTGTGA
- a CDS encoding signal peptidase I: protein MSIKRTLSVALQAAAVLVVVSLVVGQFLGQPILLSYVETGSMQPTLSPGDGFVAIPAQIAGEIGPGDVVTFEAQEIQGGGLTTHRVVEETERGYITRGDNNPFTDQDGGEPVVQDAQIVAKALQIGGGVVVIPHLGTAAMGFQSALGAVQTRLAVTFGARAFLGTQGLAYIVFGLSMVAYAVDWYLHAGTRDRGSRDRSRDDGTSVFAILGVLALVLMATATAAMVVPAGTQEYGVVSAEFESENPTVIESGTSQEIEYVVPNSGLVPVYAYVTPASPGVDVDPQRLSVGSRGEASTTVTLSAPDETGYYRLFVVEHRYLAVLPPGIVDELYGVHPWAPLLVINGLLGGGIVAVGLLLLRGEPARIRSRDSRERPPLYKRLLRELYR from the coding sequence ATGTCCATCAAACGAACGCTGTCCGTGGCCCTTCAGGCGGCCGCGGTGCTGGTCGTCGTCTCGCTCGTCGTCGGCCAGTTCCTCGGACAGCCGATACTTCTCAGCTACGTCGAGACCGGGAGCATGCAGCCGACGCTCTCCCCCGGCGACGGGTTCGTGGCGATCCCCGCGCAGATCGCGGGCGAGATCGGGCCGGGCGACGTCGTGACGTTCGAGGCCCAGGAGATACAGGGCGGCGGCCTCACGACCCACCGAGTCGTCGAGGAGACCGAACGCGGGTACATCACCCGCGGGGACAACAACCCCTTCACCGATCAGGACGGGGGTGAGCCGGTCGTTCAGGACGCGCAGATCGTCGCGAAGGCGCTCCAGATCGGCGGTGGCGTCGTCGTGATCCCCCATCTGGGTACCGCCGCCATGGGCTTCCAGTCCGCGCTCGGCGCGGTTCAGACGCGGCTGGCGGTGACGTTTGGTGCCCGAGCGTTTCTGGGGACGCAGGGGCTGGCATACATCGTCTTCGGGCTGTCGATGGTCGCGTACGCGGTCGACTGGTACCTCCACGCCGGCACGCGCGACCGCGGCTCGCGCGACCGCTCCCGCGACGACGGCACCTCCGTGTTCGCGATCCTCGGCGTGCTGGCGCTCGTGCTGATGGCGACCGCGACTGCCGCGATGGTCGTCCCGGCCGGGACACAGGAGTACGGCGTCGTGAGCGCCGAGTTCGAGTCGGAGAACCCGACCGTCATCGAGAGCGGCACGAGCCAGGAGATAGAGTACGTCGTCCCCAACTCGGGGCTCGTCCCCGTGTACGCGTATGTCACGCCGGCCAGCCCGGGCGTCGACGTCGACCCGCAGCGGCTCTCGGTCGGCAGTCGCGGCGAGGCGTCGACGACGGTGACGCTGTCGGCGCCCGACGAGACGGGGTACTACCGCCTGTTCGTCGTCGAACACCGCTACCTCGCCGTGCTGCCGCCCGGGATCGTCGACGAGCTGTACGGCGTCCACCCCTGGGCGCCGCTGCTCGTCATAAACGGGCTGCTCGGCGGCGGCATCGTCGCGGTCGGGCTGCTGCTGCTGCGCGGCGAGCCCGCCCGGATCCGGTCGCGCGACTCGCGCGAGCGCCCCCCGCTCTACAAGCGACTCCTCCGCGAGCTCTACAGGTAA
- a CDS encoding DUF1102 domain-containing protein, producing MSTARRTLLIAVLVAAAGGLVFATGAAVVDGPGDTFAEERLAVHPVDGPNDAYAYLNDDDEIVVDVSGSNPKLPSDFEGVNPGTLASADGVFTITYTADEYARVWIEHPEENVTFVADGESIEGEANNVTLGPEETVAVGLEVDARGAVAGTQLGGDDFDIRAEIAEPESMSSNADGEEEDDDGDGLVTTVRRPAPASRAFEGRGLSPGEGVTFDAGAMEIVGDDVTLDRVRIEGVTGGDVAFETVGRPGPFASAGPLNDALGAAPNGYFEFDHAFTAEEVSRVRFSVSVDREYLNETGGDPDDISLYRRSESAPGGWERLETERVDPAVRRLLDLPEDRIHVTAPTDDFSVFAVATDRARIRATDASLDSEAVDAGESAVVRATVANEGRDDGARDVTLTADGEPLATQRVELDPDETASLAFEAAFDEPGTYDLAVDGVSAGTLAVGDPAGDGDEDDTASVEGGTDDGGTAAPDGDASGPPTEEPSGIDPSNLVGLAVFLAIVLASVALVRRMPRS from the coding sequence ATGTCTACTGCCCGTCGAACTCTCCTCATCGCAGTCCTCGTCGCGGCCGCCGGAGGGCTCGTCTTCGCGACGGGGGCGGCGGTGGTCGACGGGCCGGGGGACACGTTCGCAGAGGAGCGCCTCGCCGTCCACCCCGTGGACGGCCCCAACGACGCCTACGCGTACCTGAACGACGACGACGAGATCGTCGTCGACGTCTCGGGGTCGAACCCGAAACTCCCGAGCGACTTCGAGGGGGTCAACCCCGGAACGCTCGCCTCGGCCGACGGCGTGTTCACGATCACCTACACCGCCGACGAGTACGCCCGGGTCTGGATCGAGCACCCGGAGGAGAACGTCACCTTCGTTGCCGACGGCGAGTCGATCGAGGGCGAGGCGAACAACGTCACGCTCGGCCCGGAAGAGACCGTCGCGGTCGGCCTCGAGGTCGACGCGCGCGGCGCCGTCGCCGGCACGCAGCTCGGCGGCGACGACTTCGACATCCGCGCCGAGATCGCGGAACCGGAGTCGATGTCGTCGAACGCGGACGGCGAGGAGGAGGACGACGACGGCGACGGCCTCGTCACCACTGTCCGACGCCCCGCGCCCGCCAGCCGGGCGTTCGAGGGACGGGGCCTCTCCCCCGGCGAGGGGGTGACCTTCGACGCGGGCGCCATGGAGATCGTCGGCGACGACGTCACCCTCGACCGCGTCCGGATCGAGGGCGTGACCGGCGGCGACGTCGCGTTCGAGACCGTCGGGCGACCGGGGCCGTTCGCGTCGGCCGGGCCGCTGAACGACGCCCTCGGCGCGGCGCCGAACGGCTACTTCGAGTTCGACCACGCGTTCACGGCCGAGGAGGTGTCTCGCGTCCGGTTCTCGGTGAGCGTCGACCGCGAGTACCTCAACGAGACGGGCGGCGACCCCGACGACATCTCGCTGTACCGCCGGTCCGAGTCGGCGCCCGGCGGCTGGGAACGGCTGGAGACGGAGCGCGTCGACCCGGCCGTCCGTCGCCTGCTCGACCTGCCCGAGGACCGGATCCACGTCACGGCCCCGACCGACGACTTCTCGGTGTTCGCCGTGGCGACCGACCGGGCCCGCATCCGCGCGACCGACGCCTCGCTCGACAGCGAGGCGGTCGACGCGGGCGAGTCGGCCGTCGTCCGCGCGACGGTCGCGAACGAGGGGCGCGACGACGGCGCGCGCGACGTGACGCTCACCGCGGACGGCGAGCCGCTCGCGACGCAGCGGGTCGAGCTCGACCCGGACGAGACGGCTTCCCTCGCGTTCGAAGCGGCCTTCGACGAGCCGGGGACGTACGATCTCGCGGTCGACGGCGTCTCGGCGGGGACGCTCGCGGTCGGCGACCCGGCCGGTGACGGCGACGAGGACGACACCGCGTCCGTCGAGGGAGGGACGGATGACGGCGGCACGGCGGCGCCCGACGGCGACGCGTCCGGTCCGCCCACCGAGGAGCCGAGCGGGATCGACCCGTCGAACCTCGTCGGACTCGCCGTGTTCCTCGCCATCGTCCTAGCGAGCGTCGCGCTCGTCCGGCGGATGCCGCGGTCGTGA